From the Plectropomus leopardus isolate mb chromosome 20, YSFRI_Pleo_2.0, whole genome shotgun sequence genome, the window AAAGCATGACCCATCAGAGGGTCCCCACAAACCATGACACAGCAAAAGGTCCGCATAAACCCCATCATTCAAACTGCGAGTTTAAAATCCagataatgtgtttttaacaacactTACAAGGACAATGTCTTCTCCTGATTTCCAGTTTTCCAACAATATTTCACACCTCCCCTGCAGCAGCATTTAGATAATtacaaattttctttaaaaagctcaTAAAATTGAAATGGGTTGGATACAGAAATTAGTCTTGAAGAGGCAGCTTGAGAAATGTTGTACTGTCCACAGCTCAGTGTTTCACATCAACTCCTCTTCTTcgtcattaaaaacataaataaatatcagaggaggagaagcaggggGAGAAGCAGCGTCACATACAGGAAGCAGCTAGGCTGAACTGTCCTGACAGCTGATGAATGATACCAGTGCACCTCCTCTGAGTCatctgggaagaaaaaaaaaaaaaattttttctcttttaaagtcagcatttcacttttgttatatttattatatattaagtTTTATGTCTCAATACATTTTGGTTACATTTATTGGGGtgtttatcatattttttttactatgtttgATTTTCAACACTCCACACTCTATCAGTTAAATACACATAATATGTATAGAAGGCTTTTTATAAtctaaactattttttaatttccttttgctTCAGTGACATTTCACTCTCCCTCAatagagtgctccagggatgCCGGGGCCTTTTGCAGGCTGATGTGCAGAAATTAGCATCATCCTGGTTCCCccatcaaaaataaattccGTGGTGAACAAATGATTTTGCAGTTTGAAGTTTTGTGCTGTTATTGTGGGATGGGGTTGTTTAGCATTTTGGAATAAAAGCTCTGAACTGTAAATGAGCAaatggggggaggggggtcaTTTAAAGGTGTGTTTACACTCTGTGGGAGTTTCCTGAGAACAGCTGGGTCGTTATCTTGTTTGGTATGAAAAGAGTGAACGATGCAGTTTTGGAACAGACTGACTGCCGGCGTCGTCTACACCTTCTCTGTTGTTCATTCAGCTGAAAAATATTGCAGTTGGAGGAAGGACAGAATGGAAAACTACTAACTAACATAGAGATACTCGACTGTCACAGGACTGAATGAACACAGACTCGGTCTGTGTACGTCCATTAATGCACCATGAAAATGAGTTTAACAGAGCAGAATCTACTCCTTTAAAACCTGCGCaaactgtttttggttttgtttgtaaatgtggggaaaaaaagaaaatgaccaagaaatatcccacaaattgaaagacaaaacctaataattattttttaactctttaaagccttagcaaattggcttgatttctttttaaaatatgggaaAAGGCATTGacaaacttgagaaaaaaattggcaaaaaaaagttttttaaaaaagtacaagaaattacctgaaacttttcttttgaaaaaagtcaaacaaaaaaggaagtgcttaaaatgataattctgtaaaataattttaaatatacaattatgattattataaatatttttaaaaatgtatgcacaCTTTTCCgtgcttttgaaaaaataacaatattctaatttcttgcaagaTTTTTACggccattttgattttaattttttgtgcttatttgcaggtaattgtcttgtaaatgttttactgggctttttgtttgttttttaattcttttgaaagaaatcaaatcaaacttaaaGGGgtaaaataacttgtttttagTAAAATAGGTCACTGTTTTTAATATACTGTCAATGGATAAGTACCCCTTACACACCCAATGCACAAAATTGCAGTTAAAAAGTTGCCAATCCATTAACACTGCTTTAAGTTTCgagaaagtttgaaaaaatatgaaggTGACAGGTATCCCCTGGTGTGCTCTTACCGCAGTCTTTATGGAAGACGTGGGGGAAGCAGTGCATGACGCCGTAACCACAGCGACAGTAGGAGCATCCTTTCCGAACCCACTCGCCGTGAGGAATCTTACCGCAgctcctgcagacacacacaagacgCATGACTAACTAAAGAAACAATTAACTGCTAGTTTGAGGgagtgttttattgtgttgtgttCTGGCCATTACCGATGCGCTGGTCGTACTCGCAGCTCCTCCCCGTGAAGAACGGCGGGCAAGCGCAGAAGCTGCCCAGGATGCACGTTCCTCCATTTCTACAGCAGCTGCGACTCTGCTCAGCACCTGCacgaaaaaaaaagattacattttaGAGTTGCAACTGACAAACTGTCTAAATCTGTTTCCTTCACAGTAAACTTCCccaaaaatgtttccttttgcAACAAACTCTTGGAAACTTCCATATTTCAGACATGTATTATGTACGATCAACCAACAGCAGtgatgtcaaaggtcaaaaggtTACATAAGGGTCCCTCAGctctgtcattattttttattattatgttactGTTCCTTATTTCCCCCATTTCTTTACATTgtcaatgattttttatttatccttcCATTTACTTTGACACCTGTAATGCATTCTGTAAAACTGTTCAGAAAGCCACTGAGTGAATTAAAGATGTCATTTGTTGTTACTGATTGTGTCTATTACTTCCCAGAGGTCCCTGTGAGACCAGCTGAGGGCCTCTGCAGGGGCCTCAGACCTCATGTTGAGCCTCTCTGTGCCTGTATCTGTGAGATAAACCAGAGTCTCCATCTGGCAGCACATTCCTGTCCTCTGCTTCACATCAGCAGACAAACATTGAGAGTCTgaacaaacatctgaaaata encodes:
- the LOC121960040 gene encoding cryptic protein-like, with product MSWTQLLRMVVCAVSCLRCATALPAAGCEGDECSRSQISTSSSSSSSSSLSPPLSSSVVAKSPQPSQDFLGQFTQVNSPNSGDRKHRDASAVLPFIGLTGSAEQSRSCCRNGGTCILGSFCACPPFFTGRSCEYDQRIVMRLVCVCRSCGKIPHGEWVRKGCSYCRCGYGVMHCFPHVFHKDCDDSEEVHWYHSSAVRTVQPSCFLYVTLLLPLLLLL